Proteins encoded by one window of Maliibacterium massiliense:
- a CDS encoding Hsp20/alpha crystallin family protein — protein MASLIPYRGRHGLARRNEGNSLFDDAFFRPFFDMSDFFETSAFRVDIKDKGDAYQLEAELPGVEQENINLSVDNNVLTIAADVNSERRDERENYVFAERRSGHCQRSFNIEGIDEEGISAQYRNGVLEVNLPKKAPQAAQSARKIDIK, from the coding sequence ATGGCAAGTTTGATTCCGTATCGTGGCCGTCATGGTTTGGCCCGCAGAAACGAAGGGAACAGTCTGTTTGATGATGCATTCTTCCGCCCCTTCTTTGATATGAGCGACTTTTTTGAGACCAGCGCGTTTCGCGTGGATATCAAGGACAAGGGCGACGCCTACCAGCTGGAGGCGGAGCTGCCCGGCGTGGAGCAGGAGAACATCAACCTGTCGGTGGATAACAACGTGTTGACCATCGCGGCGGACGTCAACAGCGAGCGCAGGGATGAACGCGAAAACTATGTGTTTGCGGAGCGCCGCAGTGGGCACTGCCAGCGCAGCTTCAACATCGAGGGCATCGACGAGGAGGGCATCAGCGCTCAGTACCGCAACGGCGTGCTGGAGGTCAATCTGCCCAAAAAAGCGCCGCAGGCCGCCCAGAGCGCGCGCAAGATCGACATCAAGTGA
- a CDS encoding metal-dependent transcriptional regulator → MQKTCAKVRYLLAMHHLAGQHPQMRSIDIARSLGVTRVSVNRMLHQLQLEGLVQKARYGQVALSDAGRTLACRLAQEYQCAYTFLLSYLDVPQEDARRDAMVLVASLCPDTLSRIQSRVQGGGPRSA, encoded by the coding sequence ATGCACCACCTGGCCGGCCAGCACCCACAGATGCGCTCCATCGACATCGCCCGCTCTCTGGGCGTCACGCGCGTGAGCGTCAACAGGATGCTGCACCAGCTTCAGCTGGAAGGGCTGGTGCAAAAGGCCCGCTACGGGCAAGTCGCGCTCAGCGATGCCGGCAGGACGCTGGCCTGCCGGCTGGCGCAGGAATATCAGTGCGCGTATACGTTTCTGCTCAGCTACCTGGATGTACCGCAAGAGGACGCGCGGCGCGACGCGATGGTGCTAGTCGCGTCGCTCTGCCCCGACACGCTGTCGCGCATACAGTCCCGCGTGCAAGGCGGCGGCCCGCGCAGCGCGTGA